A portion of the Paenibacillus marchantiae genome contains these proteins:
- a CDS encoding patatin-like phospholipase family protein yields the protein MLINGVFEGGGVKGISLAGAVKGAEDHGVEFNRVAGTSSGSIVAALLAAGYSAEEMKGIIENTPFASLLRRSPIFDTKWIGPAARLFLKKGLYSGEALECWIGDMLKKKGVRTFADLPPGKLLIIASDISNGTILVLPDDIKRFGIDPSKLEVAKAVRMSCSIPYFFDPVAIRRSPILSKGLRFADQFVYIVDGALLSNFPLWLFDGERTERGGDLIPVVGFKMVGKTEGEPARIRGPLSMLQALVETMLTAHDERYIEQVNRFRTVKIPTLGIKPTEFHLSVQDSTALYQSGVTAGTEFFSGWNTKIYGEQLDKQRRELRKKQAETPPLTPV from the coding sequence GTGTTGATTAATGGAGTATTTGAAGGTGGCGGCGTAAAGGGAATTTCGCTTGCCGGCGCCGTAAAGGGTGCAGAAGATCACGGTGTTGAATTCAATCGCGTAGCGGGCACGTCCTCGGGTTCCATCGTAGCTGCTTTGCTGGCGGCTGGCTATTCGGCGGAAGAGATGAAAGGCATTATCGAGAATACGCCGTTTGCTTCGTTACTGCGACGTTCCCCCATATTTGATACCAAGTGGATCGGACCCGCAGCGAGGCTATTTTTGAAGAAAGGGCTATATTCTGGGGAAGCGCTGGAATGCTGGATAGGGGATATGCTGAAAAAAAAGGGAGTTCGGACGTTTGCTGATCTGCCTCCAGGTAAGTTGCTAATCATTGCATCCGACATTTCCAACGGCACTATTTTGGTGCTTCCAGACGATATCAAACGATTCGGAATTGATCCTTCCAAACTGGAAGTAGCCAAGGCTGTACGTATGAGCTGCAGTATCCCCTATTTCTTCGACCCGGTTGCCATTCGCAGATCCCCGATCCTGTCCAAAGGATTACGTTTTGCGGACCAGTTTGTTTACATCGTCGATGGAGCATTGCTGAGCAATTTTCCGCTCTGGCTGTTTGATGGAGAGCGTACAGAACGTGGAGGAGATCTCATCCCTGTAGTCGGTTTTAAAATGGTTGGCAAAACCGAAGGAGAGCCAGCTAGAATCAGAGGACCTCTAAGTATGCTTCAGGCATTGGTTGAAACGATGCTAACTGCTCATGATGAGCGATATATCGAACAGGTTAATCGATTCCGTACTGTGAAAATTCCTACCCTTGGGATTAAACCGACAGAATTTCACCTTTCTGTACAGGACAGTACAGCATTATATCAATCTGGGGTCACCGCCGGTACTGAATTTTTCAGTGGATGGAATACCAAGATATATGGTGAGCAGCTGGACAAACAAAGACGAGAACTGAGAAAAAAACAAGCGGAAACACCACCGCTGACTCCTGTATAA